Proteins found in one Thermoflexus sp. genomic segment:
- a CDS encoding alanine--glyoxylate aminotransferase family protein, whose amino-acid sequence MASRTLLMIPGPVEVDPEVLEAMARPPLSHMSTAFAALMQESLIGLQEVFDAPDGQPFLVPGSGTLAMEMALANLVEPGDRVVVVDTGYFAARMAEIAEWLDAEVIRVTAEPGALPDEGELEAALRQGVKVLTLTHVDTSTGVVVPVERWAPLAHRYGALVVVDGVCAVGGQRFHQTAWEVDVALTGSQKALAVPPGLAIVVARPSALEAYRCRRTRPRSYYADWGKWLPVMEAFQAGRPAYFATPAVNLVAALAVSLRRIRAEGLEARWARHERIARAFRAGLRAMELEMVPRDPAWAAVTLSVIYYPDGVDDHLIREIEQAGVTVAGAIHPALRGRSFRVGHMGEIGLPALLQTLSAIEIALRCLGHALPPGAGVAAAQAEWTRGA is encoded by the coding sequence ATGGCCAGCCGCACCCTGCTCATGATCCCCGGTCCGGTGGAAGTGGACCCGGAGGTCCTGGAGGCGATGGCCCGCCCTCCCCTCAGCCATATGTCCACGGCCTTCGCGGCCCTGATGCAGGAGTCCCTAATCGGCCTGCAGGAAGTCTTCGATGCCCCAGACGGCCAGCCGTTCCTGGTCCCGGGATCTGGCACCCTGGCGATGGAAATGGCGCTGGCCAACCTGGTCGAGCCGGGCGATCGTGTGGTGGTGGTGGACACCGGTTACTTTGCTGCCCGGATGGCGGAGATCGCCGAATGGCTGGACGCGGAGGTCATCCGGGTGACGGCGGAGCCGGGCGCCCTCCCCGATGAGGGGGAGCTGGAGGCCGCCCTCCGGCAGGGCGTCAAAGTGCTGACCCTCACCCACGTGGATACTTCCACCGGGGTGGTGGTTCCGGTGGAGCGCTGGGCGCCTCTGGCGCACCGCTACGGAGCCCTGGTGGTCGTCGATGGGGTGTGCGCGGTCGGCGGGCAGCGCTTCCATCAGACGGCCTGGGAAGTCGATGTCGCCCTCACCGGCTCCCAGAAAGCCCTCGCCGTCCCGCCGGGGCTGGCGATTGTCGTCGCCCGTCCTTCGGCTCTGGAGGCCTATCGTTGTCGGCGGACCCGCCCGCGATCTTACTATGCGGACTGGGGGAAATGGCTCCCGGTGATGGAGGCTTTCCAGGCCGGTCGCCCGGCCTATTTCGCCACCCCCGCCGTGAATCTGGTGGCGGCTCTGGCCGTCTCCCTCCGCCGGATCCGCGCCGAGGGGCTGGAGGCCCGCTGGGCCCGCCACGAGCGGATCGCCCGCGCCTTCCGGGCCGGGCTGCGGGCGATGGAGTTGGAGATGGTGCCCCGGGATCCTGCCTGGGCGGCCGTGACGCTGAGCGTGATTTACTACCCGGATGGAGTGGATGATCATCTGATCCGGGAAATCGAGCAGGCCGGGGTGACCGTGGCGGGAGCGATCCACCCGGCTTTGCGCGGCCGCTCCTTCCGGGTCGGCCATATGGGAGAGATCGGGCTGCCGGCCCTTCTGCAGACCCTGAGCGCCATCGAGATCGCCCTGCGCTGCCTGGGCCATGCCCTCCCCCCCGGCGCAGGCGTTGCCGCCGCTCAGGCCGAATGGACGCGCGGAGCGTGA
- a CDS encoding carbon-nitrogen hydrolase family protein — translation MTAIGIACVQLEAKDLEHAEEALGRALDRVEEAGRYQPEIILLPECTYPAYYLHSLEAYRRSEPRPVEEILRLFGEKARRHRAYIAVGLARPHPSGRLRNSVALMDPQGQVLGFHDKLFLWHFDREWFDPGSELPVFDLPFGRVGLMICADARMPEIPRALALRGARLILDATALVTATGAPGARTNPQVLYMLPARAMENGVWIAVANKVGMEADSVVYCGRSGVIAPDGQYRAMGSPDREEIVLAEVDPEAAPGPRVRPDAWDPLLTAPHENLPIARWLQEPIPPDALYLRMGLLQLRAYPTTTQWIQRVATLGETLIRQGASLLVVSGLPPDPDPSALEALEALSAQWSCGWIVPFPEKGEAGSTGAALHLLDRGRWIGRHPGDRRAGSPVYSIGGGMVGVLWESEGWAPEIARGAMLRGAELLIWWVSAAASDLHTLARARADENRVFVALAAPPDQAEGVASGVFDPLGQPLATGVPGAEHGIFVSLFRPLTRHKEMAPGSHVVFSRRPETFMGS, via the coding sequence ATGACCGCGATAGGGATCGCCTGTGTGCAGCTGGAGGCAAAGGATCTGGAGCATGCGGAGGAAGCCCTGGGGCGGGCGCTGGATCGGGTGGAGGAGGCTGGCCGTTACCAGCCGGAGATCATCCTGCTCCCAGAGTGCACTTACCCGGCCTATTATCTGCACTCCCTGGAGGCTTATCGACGATCCGAACCGCGCCCGGTAGAGGAGATCCTCCGATTGTTCGGGGAAAAGGCCCGCCGCCACCGAGCGTATATCGCGGTAGGCCTCGCTCGCCCGCACCCCTCGGGACGGCTGCGCAACTCGGTGGCCCTCATGGATCCCCAGGGCCAGGTCCTGGGCTTCCACGATAAACTCTTCCTCTGGCACTTCGATCGGGAGTGGTTCGATCCCGGATCGGAGCTCCCGGTTTTCGATCTCCCCTTCGGACGGGTGGGCCTGATGATCTGCGCCGACGCCCGCATGCCCGAGATCCCCCGCGCCCTGGCCCTGCGCGGCGCCCGCCTGATCCTGGACGCCACCGCTCTGGTGACTGCGACAGGGGCTCCAGGCGCCCGCACCAACCCGCAGGTGCTCTATATGCTCCCGGCGCGGGCGATGGAGAACGGCGTGTGGATCGCGGTGGCCAACAAGGTCGGAATGGAAGCGGACAGCGTCGTCTATTGCGGCCGCAGCGGGGTGATCGCCCCCGATGGACAATATCGGGCGATGGGAAGCCCGGATCGAGAGGAGATCGTGCTGGCCGAGGTCGACCCGGAAGCGGCGCCGGGCCCCCGGGTTCGGCCGGACGCATGGGATCCTCTGCTCACAGCCCCCCATGAGAATCTGCCGATCGCCCGATGGCTTCAGGAGCCCATCCCTCCCGATGCCCTGTATCTCCGGATGGGCTTGCTCCAGCTCAGAGCGTATCCCACGACGACGCAATGGATCCAGCGCGTCGCCACGCTGGGGGAGACCCTGATCCGCCAGGGCGCTTCCCTGCTGGTGGTATCTGGACTGCCGCCGGATCCCGACCCCTCGGCCCTTGAAGCCCTGGAAGCTCTCAGCGCCCAATGGTCATGCGGGTGGATTGTTCCGTTCCCTGAAAAGGGAGAAGCGGGCTCGACAGGGGCGGCTCTTCATCTCCTGGACCGCGGGCGGTGGATCGGCCGCCATCCGGGGGATAGGCGGGCAGGATCCCCCGTGTATTCCATCGGCGGGGGCATGGTGGGGGTGCTGTGGGAGTCCGAGGGATGGGCACCGGAGATCGCCCGCGGCGCGATGTTGCGAGGGGCCGAGCTTCTGATCTGGTGGGTGTCCGCCGCGGCGTCAGATCTTCATACCCTGGCCCGCGCCCGGGCGGATGAGAATCGGGTGTTTGTGGCTCTGGCCGCCCCGCCGGATCAGGCGGAGGGGGTCGCCTCCGGCGTTTTCGATCCGCTGGGTCAACCCCTGGCCACCGGGGTTCCCGGGGCCGAGCACGGGATCTTCGTTTCCCTGTTCCGACCCCTCACCCGTCATAAAGAGATGGCCCCTGGATCCCATGTGGTGTTCAGCCGGAGGCCAGAGACTTTCATGGGCTCCTGA
- the rpiB gene encoding ribose 5-phosphate isomerase B: MRVAIGADHAGYALKETLAMYMRERGIEVIDFGTHGPDPVDYPDYARVVAEAVARGEADFGVLICGTGVGMAITANKVAGIRAAAVSDVYSARMSRAHNDANILCMGGRVVGPGLAIEILETWLRTPFEGGRHARRVEKIRALETGCGTPS, translated from the coding sequence ATGCGGGTCGCCATCGGCGCGGATCATGCCGGGTATGCCTTGAAGGAGACCCTCGCCATGTATATGCGGGAGCGGGGGATCGAGGTCATCGATTTCGGAACCCACGGGCCCGATCCGGTGGATTATCCGGACTATGCCCGGGTTGTGGCGGAGGCCGTAGCCCGGGGGGAAGCGGATTTCGGAGTTCTGATCTGCGGCACCGGGGTCGGCATGGCCATCACGGCCAACAAGGTGGCCGGGATCCGCGCCGCGGCGGTCTCGGATGTATATTCTGCCCGTATGAGCCGCGCCCATAACGATGCCAACATCCTCTGCATGGGGGGGCGGGTGGTGGGGCCAGGGCTGGCCATCGAGATCCTGGAAACCTGGCTGCGCACCCCCTTCGAAGGGGGGCGCCACGCCCGCCGGGTGGAGAAAATCCGGGCGCTGGAAACCGGTTGCGGGACCCCCTCTTGA
- the prmC gene encoding peptide chain release factor N(5)-glutamine methyltransferase produces MIHQAPIQTLSIREAIAWAAQRVRATQPRLAAEVLLARVLGVSRAYLLAHPERVLTDPEWEAFARLVARSAHGEPLFYLIGEREFYGMPFRVTPAVLIPRPETEHLVDAALEWARSRTYRTYAPLTFADIGTGSGCIAVTLAVYLPNSRGYATDLSSEALEVARENAIRHGVAHRLSFLQGDLCAPLPEAVDLLVANLPYVARSEWEVLDPAIREYEPILALDGGPDGLEVIRRFLAQAPDFLRPMGAVFLEIGAGQGAAVLDLARSAFPRAVVRLLKDSAGLDRVVAITH; encoded by the coding sequence ATGATTCATCAGGCCCCGATCCAGACTCTATCAATTCGAGAGGCCATCGCCTGGGCTGCTCAGCGGGTCCGGGCGACCCAGCCCCGGCTGGCGGCGGAGGTGCTGCTGGCCCGTGTCCTCGGGGTATCTCGCGCCTACTTGCTGGCCCATCCCGAGCGTGTCCTGACGGATCCGGAGTGGGAAGCCTTCGCCCGGCTGGTGGCCCGCTCCGCGCATGGGGAGCCCCTGTTTTATCTGATCGGAGAGCGGGAGTTCTACGGGATGCCTTTCCGGGTCACCCCCGCTGTCCTGATTCCCCGCCCGGAGACGGAACACCTGGTGGATGCCGCCCTGGAGTGGGCCCGAAGCCGGACCTACCGAACCTATGCCCCGCTCACCTTCGCGGACATCGGCACAGGATCCGGATGCATCGCGGTGACCCTCGCGGTTTATCTGCCCAACAGCCGGGGCTACGCTACGGATCTCTCCTCGGAGGCCCTGGAGGTGGCCCGGGAGAATGCGATCCGCCATGGGGTCGCCCATCGGCTGTCGTTCCTTCAGGGGGATCTCTGCGCTCCCCTGCCGGAGGCGGTGGATCTGCTGGTCGCCAATTTGCCCTACGTGGCCCGCTCGGAGTGGGAAGTCCTGGATCCGGCGATCCGGGAATATGAGCCGATCCTGGCGCTGGACGGCGGGCCTGATGGCCTGGAGGTCATCCGCCGCTTCCTGGCTCAGGCGCCGGATTTCCTCCGGCCAATGGGGGCGGTATTCCTGGAAATTGGGGCCGGGCAGGGCGCGGCCGTCCTCGACCTGGCGCGTTCAGCCTTCCCCCGAGCTGTGGTTCGTTTGCTGAAAGATAGCGCCGGCCTCGATCGGGTCGTGGCCATCACCCATTAG
- a CDS encoding shikimate dehydrogenase: MRIRGTTRLVGLLGWPVAHSRSPQMHNAAFAALRLDWAYVPLPVPPERLEDAMRGLRAMGFAGANVTVPHKTTVIPYLDELSPLARALGAVNTLRVVEGRWIGENTDVEGFRRALAETGLSAQGQAVAILGAGGAARAVLAALAMEGAAEIFLINRSPERAHRLIAELRETFPPAGLRLPPTHVLRLEEPPPEDIALLINTTPVGMAPEVEASPWPPERPFPWGLQGVIDLIYEPPRTRLMALAEAAGIPAFNGLGMLLHQGALAFAMWTGREPPLAVMRAALQE, encoded by the coding sequence ATGAGGATCCGCGGCACGACCCGCCTGGTGGGGTTGCTGGGATGGCCGGTGGCGCACAGCCGGAGCCCCCAGATGCATAACGCGGCCTTCGCCGCGCTCAGGCTGGATTGGGCTTATGTGCCCCTGCCCGTCCCGCCCGAGCGGCTGGAAGATGCCATGCGGGGTTTGCGGGCGATGGGTTTCGCGGGAGCCAATGTCACCGTTCCCCACAAGACCACGGTGATCCCCTATCTGGATGAGCTCTCCCCCCTGGCCCGGGCGCTCGGAGCGGTGAATACCCTCCGGGTGGTGGAGGGGCGATGGATCGGGGAAAACACAGACGTGGAAGGGTTCCGCCGGGCCCTGGCGGAGACCGGGCTTTCCGCCCAGGGACAGGCGGTGGCTATCCTGGGGGCCGGCGGGGCTGCCCGCGCGGTCCTGGCCGCCCTGGCCATGGAAGGGGCCGCGGAGATTTTCCTGATCAACCGAAGCCCGGAGCGGGCTCATCGCCTGATCGCCGAACTGCGGGAAACCTTCCCCCCCGCTGGCCTTCGCCTGCCGCCCACCCATGTGCTCCGCCTGGAGGAGCCCCCCCCGGAAGACATCGCGCTGCTGATTAACACCACGCCGGTGGGCATGGCGCCAGAGGTCGAGGCGTCCCCCTGGCCGCCGGAGCGCCCGTTCCCCTGGGGCCTGCAGGGCGTCATCGATCTCATCTATGAGCCGCCGCGGACCCGATTGATGGCGCTGGCGGAAGCCGCGGGGATCCCCGCTTTCAACGGCCTGGGGATGCTGCTGCACCAGGGGGCGCTGGCCTTCGCCATGTGGACCGGCCGGGAGCCCCCCCTGGCCGTGATGCGGGCGGCGCTCCAGGAGTGA
- a CDS encoding R3H domain-containing nucleic acid-binding protein, whose protein sequence is MTQFQITDDLEALLNVLPPDIAQAVRDRNRNEALLEVVLDLGRYPEARYTDGEVTLCQREVTEADLQYVVSRIGEFDADNRAGIQRTLHRISAIRNRRGNIIGLTCRVGRAVYGTIEIIRDIILSGKNILLLGRPGVGKTTMLREAARVLAEHKRVIIVDTSNEIGGDGDIPHPAVGRARRMQVPKPSLQHEVMIEAVENHMPEVIIIDEIGRELEAIAARTIAERGVQLIATAHGNTLENLLMNPTLSDLVGGIESVTLSDEEARRRGTQKTVLERRAPPTFDVLIEIQDRQRLLVHHDVAASVDALLRGQQPDVELRYRDEEGHIHIEKPRFRRAVMMGKSPLPFWRGEIISTTPIATGESLPASPRVTVERAGVFEDEGELEEAPWPVSPLPSGNGPRRPLRVYPLGLARNRLQRAASVFGTPIQIVEQIGEADVVITTKAHYRRHPRVLHEAEGRGVPIYVVRSNTVTQIESCLADILNLAPAEGEEDDRLAQALEEAEAAIRRILNGEAKYVDLSPQNAYIRRQQHLLARQYNLISHSYGKEPNRYVRIYGE, encoded by the coding sequence ATGACCCAGTTCCAGATCACCGATGACCTGGAAGCGCTGTTGAATGTCCTGCCCCCCGATATCGCCCAGGCCGTGCGAGATCGCAATCGAAACGAGGCCCTGCTGGAGGTTGTGCTGGACCTGGGGCGATATCCGGAGGCCCGATATACCGACGGCGAGGTGACCCTCTGCCAGCGGGAAGTGACGGAAGCCGACCTGCAATACGTGGTCTCCCGCATCGGGGAGTTCGACGCCGACAACCGGGCCGGGATCCAGCGGACCCTGCATCGGATCAGCGCGATCCGCAACCGGCGTGGCAATATCATCGGCCTGACCTGCCGGGTCGGCCGGGCCGTCTACGGCACGATTGAGATCATCCGGGATATCATCCTCTCCGGCAAGAACATCCTCCTGCTGGGCCGCCCGGGCGTCGGAAAGACGACCATGCTGCGGGAGGCGGCGCGGGTCCTGGCGGAGCACAAGCGGGTGATCATCGTGGACACCTCGAACGAGATCGGGGGCGACGGGGATATCCCGCATCCAGCGGTCGGCCGCGCGCGCCGCATGCAGGTCCCCAAGCCCAGCCTCCAGCATGAGGTGATGATCGAGGCGGTGGAGAACCATATGCCCGAGGTCATCATCATCGATGAGATCGGGCGCGAGCTGGAGGCGATCGCCGCCCGCACTATCGCCGAGCGCGGCGTGCAGCTGATCGCCACCGCCCACGGGAACACCCTGGAGAACCTGCTGATGAACCCCACCCTCTCCGACCTCGTGGGCGGCATTGAGAGCGTGACGCTCTCGGACGAGGAGGCCCGGCGGCGGGGCACGCAGAAGACAGTCCTCGAACGGCGGGCGCCCCCCACCTTCGACGTGCTCATCGAGATCCAGGACCGCCAGCGGCTGCTGGTTCATCACGACGTGGCTGCCAGCGTGGATGCCCTCCTGCGAGGCCAGCAGCCCGACGTGGAGCTGCGCTATCGGGATGAGGAAGGGCACATCCACATCGAGAAGCCCCGATTCCGGCGGGCGGTGATGATGGGGAAGTCTCCCCTCCCCTTCTGGCGCGGGGAGATCATCTCCACCACGCCGATCGCGACGGGGGAATCCCTGCCCGCCTCCCCACGGGTGACCGTGGAACGCGCCGGAGTCTTCGAAGATGAGGGCGAGCTGGAGGAAGCCCCATGGCCGGTCTCCCCGCTCCCCTCGGGCAATGGGCCGCGGCGCCCCCTGCGGGTGTATCCCCTGGGCCTGGCGCGGAACCGCCTCCAGCGGGCGGCCAGCGTCTTCGGGACCCCCATTCAAATCGTGGAGCAGATCGGTGAGGCAGACGTGGTGATCACCACGAAGGCCCATTACCGGCGCCACCCCCGGGTGCTCCACGAAGCGGAAGGCCGTGGGGTTCCTATCTACGTGGTCCGCTCGAACACGGTGACCCAGATCGAAAGCTGTCTGGCGGACATCCTGAACCTGGCCCCTGCGGAAGGGGAAGAGGACGATCGCCTCGCGCAGGCGCTGGAAGAGGCGGAGGCGGCCATCCGGAGGATCCTCAACGGGGAAGCGAAATACGTGGATCTATCTCCCCAGAACGCATATATCCGGCGCCAGCAGCATCTCTTGGCCCGCCAGTATAATCTGATCTCCCATAGCTACGGGAAGGAGCCGAACCGTTATGTTCGAATCTACGGGGAGTGA
- the purH gene encoding bifunctional phosphoribosylaminoimidazolecarboxamide formyltransferase/IMP cyclohydrolase: MAERYALFSVTDRSGLVEFARGLVELGWRILATRGTAQALSAAGIPVTPLEEWTGVPEILGGRVKTLHPRVHAGILARATEGDLMELAAIGGHPIDLVAVNLYAFEEAARGGSLEEAIEAIDIGGVALLRAAAKNFARVVVCSSPADYPLVLDALRQHGEVPMELRRRLAARVFQMTAYYDAMIARYLDPEGLGSGSLPERLLLFGRPAIPLRYGENPHQAGAFYLDPLRPLPFEVLQGKPLSYNNLLDLEAAWRAAQDLPVPASVIVKHNNPCGAAVADTPAQAFRRALDSDPESAYGGIVAFNTAVDVEAAGALQGIFLEVIVAPAYQPEALERLARKKACRVIRMRDAVTLPLEVRSALGGFLVQTLDEGGDDPRTWEVVTRRAPTESEWRDLRFAWQVVRHVRSNAIVLAREGQTVGVGAGQMSRVDAVRIAVMKAGERARGAVLASDAFFPFPDGVEVAAAAGVMAIIQPGGSIRDPEVIEAADRWGIAMVFTGRRHFRH, translated from the coding sequence ATGGCGGAACGTTACGCTTTATTCAGTGTGACGGACCGGAGCGGGCTGGTGGAGTTCGCCCGCGGTCTGGTTGAGCTGGGCTGGCGGATCCTCGCCACGCGGGGAACCGCCCAGGCTCTCTCCGCCGCGGGGATCCCGGTGACTCCGCTGGAGGAATGGACGGGCGTTCCGGAGATCCTGGGAGGACGGGTGAAAACCCTCCACCCCCGGGTGCACGCCGGGATCCTGGCCCGGGCCACGGAGGGAGATCTAATGGAGCTTGCCGCCATCGGCGGGCATCCCATCGACTTGGTAGCGGTGAATCTGTATGCGTTCGAAGAAGCGGCCCGGGGAGGAAGCCTGGAGGAAGCGATCGAAGCCATCGACATCGGAGGCGTGGCGCTCCTGCGGGCGGCCGCGAAGAATTTCGCCCGGGTGGTCGTATGCAGCAGCCCCGCGGATTATCCTCTCGTCCTGGACGCCCTTCGCCAGCACGGGGAAGTTCCCATGGAGTTGCGACGGCGCCTGGCGGCCCGCGTGTTCCAGATGACAGCCTATTATGATGCGATGATTGCCCGGTATCTGGATCCGGAGGGCCTGGGCTCCGGGTCGCTCCCGGAGCGGTTGCTCCTTTTCGGGCGGCCGGCGATCCCTTTGCGTTACGGGGAGAACCCCCATCAGGCTGGAGCCTTCTATCTGGACCCTCTCCGTCCCTTGCCGTTCGAGGTGCTCCAGGGGAAACCGCTTTCCTACAATAACCTGCTGGATCTGGAAGCTGCCTGGCGGGCGGCGCAGGATCTCCCTGTGCCGGCATCGGTCATCGTCAAGCACAACAACCCATGCGGGGCCGCGGTGGCGGATACGCCGGCGCAGGCTTTCCGGCGCGCCCTGGATAGCGATCCAGAGAGCGCATATGGCGGCATCGTCGCCTTCAACACGGCGGTCGATGTCGAAGCCGCTGGGGCGCTGCAGGGGATCTTTCTGGAGGTGATCGTCGCCCCGGCCTATCAGCCGGAGGCGCTGGAGCGCTTGGCGCGGAAGAAGGCGTGCCGCGTGATCCGCATGCGGGATGCGGTAACCTTACCCCTCGAGGTTCGGAGCGCCCTCGGTGGATTTCTGGTTCAGACCCTTGATGAGGGGGGAGATGATCCCAGGACGTGGGAAGTTGTTACCCGCCGGGCGCCCACCGAATCCGAATGGCGGGATCTCCGGTTCGCCTGGCAGGTGGTTCGCCATGTGCGTTCCAACGCCATTGTGCTGGCCCGGGAGGGCCAGACGGTGGGGGTTGGGGCGGGGCAGATGAGCCGCGTGGATGCGGTGCGAATCGCGGTGATGAAAGCGGGGGAACGAGCCCGGGGGGCGGTGCTGGCTTCCGACGCTTTCTTCCCCTTCCCGGATGGGGTGGAGGTCGCCGCGGCCGCCGGGGTGATGGCGATCATCCAGCCCGGGGGCTCTATTCGGGATCCCGAGGTCATCGAGGCCGCCGATCGCTGGGGGATCGCCATGGTGTTCACCGGAAGGCGTCATTTCCGTCATTGA
- a CDS encoding SPFH domain-containing protein, producing MPRIFDVIEWADDTGREIVRRFPEEGAGDFRLGSQLIVRESQVAVFFRDGKALDAFGPGRHTLTTANIPLLINLLGPLFSGRSPFTAEVYFVSTREFVDLKWGTLEPIVVRNPGMGLGVVLLQGHGTFAIQVRDPQLFVNKIVGVQRLYETERIVDYLRSILVSKLADVVGNFNRPVVDLAGFFEELGAAVRARAQEDFGALGLDLKAFYVQSLRPSSKTIEELRAMGLLDVQTYAQLQAADALREAAQQELGGLAAAGVGAGAGFGLAQFFTQLFQGMTARPAAPAAAPEVMTVEEAAAYLKVSPEDVLQLIESGQLKARKIGTTYRISRSAIEEFLKG from the coding sequence ATGCCGCGGATCTTCGATGTGATCGAATGGGCGGATGACACCGGCCGGGAGATCGTCCGGCGGTTCCCCGAGGAAGGGGCAGGGGATTTCCGCCTGGGCTCCCAGCTCATCGTGCGGGAAAGTCAGGTGGCGGTTTTCTTCCGGGATGGGAAAGCCCTGGACGCGTTCGGCCCCGGCCGCCACACGCTCACCACGGCCAACATCCCGCTTCTGATCAACCTGCTGGGGCCGCTCTTCAGTGGCCGTTCCCCCTTCACCGCAGAGGTCTATTTCGTTTCCACCCGGGAGTTTGTGGATCTGAAATGGGGAACCCTGGAGCCCATCGTCGTCCGCAACCCGGGCATGGGGTTGGGCGTGGTCCTGCTTCAAGGTCACGGAACCTTTGCCATCCAGGTGAGGGATCCCCAGCTGTTCGTCAATAAGATCGTGGGGGTTCAGCGTCTGTATGAGACGGAGCGGATTGTGGATTACCTGCGCAGCATCCTGGTGAGCAAGCTGGCCGACGTTGTGGGCAACTTCAACCGGCCGGTGGTGGACCTCGCGGGGTTTTTCGAGGAGCTGGGCGCCGCGGTGCGGGCCAGGGCGCAGGAGGACTTCGGGGCGCTGGGCCTGGACCTGAAGGCGTTCTATGTGCAGTCCCTTCGGCCCTCCTCGAAGACCATCGAGGAGCTGCGGGCGATGGGGTTGCTGGACGTGCAGACATATGCACAGCTGCAGGCGGCAGACGCCCTGCGGGAGGCGGCGCAGCAGGAGCTGGGTGGGCTGGCTGCGGCGGGCGTGGGTGCGGGGGCTGGCTTCGGGCTGGCCCAGTTTTTCACCCAGCTGTTCCAGGGGATGACCGCCCGGCCGGCCGCCCCTGCAGCGGCGCCTGAGGTGATGACGGTGGAAGAGGCCGCCGCCTACCTGAAGGTATCCCCGGAGGATGTCCTGCAGCTGATCGAATCCGGCCAGCTGAAGGCCCGCAAGATCGGCACCACCTATCGGATCAGCCGCTCTGCGATCGAGGAGTTCCTGAAAGGATAA
- a CDS encoding sulfite exporter TauE/SafE family protein — protein MRDAPIVFMAAFIAGAMNAIAGGGTLVSFPALLWLGRHPILANATNTVALLPGSLAGAFGFRYELKRIRHWLLILFWPSLVGGFLGSYVLLHTPERTFRGIIPYLLLFATILLMIGPQLQRWLPRSTTSISVRRWAALVFFQLLVGFYGGYFGAGIGILMLAALELMGLTDIHQMNGLKNVLAFTINGIAALYFIQSGAVLWGDVLWMAIGALAGGYASVAIARRVDRIWVRRTVVAIGFLVAFRSFFH, from the coding sequence ATGCGGGATGCGCCCATTGTCTTCATGGCCGCTTTTATCGCCGGGGCGATGAACGCCATCGCAGGCGGGGGGACTCTGGTATCCTTTCCGGCGTTGCTGTGGCTGGGCCGCCATCCGATCCTGGCCAACGCCACCAACACGGTGGCCCTCCTTCCCGGATCCCTCGCCGGAGCTTTCGGATTTCGCTACGAGCTCAAGCGGATCCGCCACTGGCTGCTGATCCTATTCTGGCCCTCTCTGGTCGGCGGATTCCTGGGGTCGTATGTGCTGCTTCACACCCCGGAACGGACGTTCCGGGGGATCATCCCCTATCTATTGCTGTTCGCCACGATCCTCTTGATGATCGGCCCTCAGCTCCAGCGCTGGCTGCCGCGGTCCACGACCTCGATCTCTGTCCGGCGGTGGGCTGCTCTTGTCTTCTTCCAGCTTCTGGTGGGATTCTATGGGGGATACTTTGGGGCGGGGATCGGCATCCTGATGCTGGCCGCCCTGGAATTGATGGGGCTGACGGATATCCATCAGATGAACGGGTTGAAAAACGTGCTGGCGTTCACCATCAATGGGATCGCCGCGCTTTACTTTATCCAGTCCGGCGCTGTGCTCTGGGGGGATGTGCTGTGGATGGCGATCGGCGCGCTGGCCGGGGGGTATGCCTCCGTTGCCATCGCGCGGCGAGTCGATCGCATCTGGGTGCGGCGGACGGTGGTGGCGATCGGTTTCCTGGTGGCCTTCCGATCGTTCTTCCATTAG
- a CDS encoding DUF4149 domain-containing protein has product MRTLYFIAVGLHLLTAIFWIGGQLFLALAVVPALRQPAFRALSPALLQALGLRFRTMGWIAIGVLILTGLINLAAREVTLGLVLDPAFWRGAFGRALAGKLLAVVMVIGCNALHDFWAGPRATRALETNPEGDEAARWRRLASWLARLTLLASLMAMAFSLFIVRGWP; this is encoded by the coding sequence ATGCGGACTCTCTATTTCATTGCCGTGGGCCTGCATCTGCTAACAGCGATCTTCTGGATCGGCGGGCAACTCTTCCTGGCCCTCGCCGTCGTCCCGGCTCTTCGCCAGCCGGCGTTCCGCGCCCTCTCCCCGGCGCTTCTCCAGGCCCTGGGCCTGCGGTTCCGGACCATGGGCTGGATCGCCATCGGGGTTCTGATCCTTACTGGTCTGATCAACCTGGCCGCCCGGGAGGTGACGCTGGGGCTCGTGCTGGATCCGGCGTTCTGGCGGGGCGCTTTCGGGCGGGCGCTGGCCGGGAAGCTGCTCGCGGTGGTTATGGTCATCGGATGCAACGCGTTGCATGATTTCTGGGCGGGGCCCCGGGCGACCCGGGCGCTGGAGACGAACCCGGAGGGGGACGAGGCGGCCCGCTGGCGCCGGCTGGCCTCCTGGCTGGCCCGGCTGACGCTGCTGGCCAGCTTGATGGCGATGGCGTTCTCGCTTTTCATCGTCCGCGGTTGGCCGTGA